Below is a window of Arthrobacter sp. SLBN-112 DNA.
CGAGCAGCCCGAGGACGTCTCCGAGCTCAAGGCTTCCCGCCGCCTGCACCTGCACTTCCTGCACAGCCCGGTGGAGATCTATGACGACGCCGAGGCGCCGGGCAAGGTGGCCGGCATCAAGTTCGAGCGCACCGAGCTCGACGGCACCGGCAACGCCCGCGGCACCGGCGAATACGTGGACTACCCGGTCCAGGCCGTCTACCGCGCCATCGGCTACTTCGGCTCTGCCCTGCCGGAGATCGAGTTCGACCACAAGAAGGGCGTCATCCCGAACGACGGCGGCCGCGTCCTGGATGCCTCGGGCGCCCACGTGCCGGGCATCTACGCTACCGGCTGGATCAAGCGCGGCCCCATCGGCCTGATCGGGCACACCAAGGGCGATGCTCTGGAAACCGTGACCTACCTGCTGGAAGACCGCGAAAACCTCCCCGTTGCCGAGGCACCTGCTGAGGACGCCGTCGTCGAGCTCCTCGATGCCCGCGGCGTGAAGTTCACGTCCTGGGAAGGCTGGCTGGCACTGGACGCCCACGAACTGGCGCTTGGCGCGGCGGCCACCGAAGCCGGCGGCTCACACGGCGTCCAGGTCAAGCGTGAGCGCATCAAAGTGGTGCCGCGCGAGGACATGGTATCCATCTCCCGTGACGGCGTGACCGCCCAGGTCTAGGCCTTTGGAACAGCAGGAGCCGCGGAACCACCGGTCCGCGGCTCCTGCCATTTAACCCTGCTGCGCTATTTTCCGGCGCCGCCGATGGCCATCAGTTCCAGCCGGCGGAGCGTCTCCCGGTTCCGGGCGGAGATGACGGGATCCCGGAGGAATTTCGGCATCAGCTTGCCCGGCCCGCGGATGGCGTCCTCGGCAATGGTGACCAGGCACTGGCCGCCGCGGTCCTCCAGCTTGATGTCCACCTTGGCCTCGCCCACCGGCCAGCCGCGCGCCACGAGTTCCAGTGAGCGTCCGGGCTCCACGGCTGTGACACGGCTGCTGTCGTTGATCACCAGCGGCCAGGCGCCCACGGAGTGGTGGAGCCGGGAACCGCGCCCGGGCCATTCGGCGTCCACATCCCTTATCCGGGATGCGCCCACCACCCAGCCGGAGTACAGCCAGCCGTCGGCGATGACCCGCCAGACGTCGGCCGGGGGGCACTTGAACAGCAGCGAGACGGTGGACATGGGTTCCTTCTCTCTTCGTGGGCCAAACCGGACGCTACATGCGGCCGAACCGGGCCCGGATCAATGCGAAAATCCCATAGGCGATGAAGCCTGCGCCAATCGCAACCAGCAGGGTGGGCCCGAACGGATGGTCCTGGAGGGCCTTGAGGCTGCCGTCCAGTCCGGTGGATTCGTCGGGCCGGTGTTCGGCGGCGGCGATCACGAACAGCAGCCCGGTGAGGACCAGGGCGACGCCTTTGGCCACGTGGCCGGTGACGCCCAGGCTGTCGATCAGCCTGCCCCGCCGGGTGCCGACGAAATGGAACAGCTCCTCCTTGAATCCGCGGCGAAGGCCTTTGGCGATGAAATAGATGCCAATGCCGAGGATGGTCAGGCCCAGGGCCACCAGGATCCAGGGCCCCGCGGGGTGCGCCATCACGCCCGCACTGAAATCCCGGGTGTTGTCGCCCGAGTCGCTGGGCTGCCCCACGGCGAAACCCGCAAAACTAAGGCCCACGCTGCCGTACGCGATGGCAAGGAAACCCGACGAAACCAGTTTGGCGAGGCGTTCTTTGCGGGGCAGGCTCCGGGCGCGGAGGGTGGCTTCGCTGGCCTGCCAAAGAGCCAAGGCAAGGCATGCCACGACGCACGCCCACATGACGATTGTTCCGAAAGGGTTGTCAGCCAGCCGGGCGATGGCGCCGGTTGGTTCAGCGTCCCCCTGGTGGCCGAAGGCGATGGCGATCGCGATGGCGCCGACGATCACATGAAGCAGTGCCATGACGGCGAATCCCGCACGGGCCAGGACATCGATGACCTTATGGTTGGACGCGTCCTCGACAGCGTCGGCTGCCTGGCTGAGGGTGGAATCGCCGTCGGACATCCCTCAGCCGTTCATGGGCCCTTCGGCCCGCATTTTCTCGGCTCCGGGGCCCTCCACATGGACGGTGCAGCGGACCACCAGCTGGCCGGGGGCGTTGTCCAGTTCCACCAGTGAATCGTGGCCGCTGAGGACGGTGAACACTTCGGAGCCGGCCAGGACGCTGACGCCCTTGGCCTTGGCGGTTTCCCGGGCGTTCCCGAGGGCCTCGCGCTCCAGAGCGTCCACGTAGCCGCTGTCACTTTCCCGGGCGGGGTTCCCGAAGGCCCAGCCGAACAATGTCCCTGTATTTCCCATGGCGTTGATATTACGCGTTTGGGCGGGGTCGGGGCCGGGCTTTCGTAATATTAGTAAGTGTGCTTAGTATGGGCGCACCATACCTTGATGGGACACGGCACGCGAAGCCCGCGCAGGGCGGCAATCCGGTACCAGTTCACAACGTTAGGAATGCACATCATGGCAGGAAATCTCATTGCGCGTTCAGTTCACGACCTGACGGCGGCAGCATGGTTCGGCGGATCCCTGATGGGTGCCATCGGGCTCAACGGTGCAGCGGCGCAGGCCAAGGACCCCGCGGAACGCACCCGGCTGTCAACCGCCGGCTGGATGCGGTGGGCGCCGGTCCAGACCGCGGCCTTTGCCGCCCACCTGGCAGCCGACCTCGCCATCGCGTGGGAGAACAAGGGACGGATCGCCAAGCAGGACGGCGTGGCACGCGACACCGTCATCAAGACGGCCGTGACGCTCGCCGGCGCCGGGGTGACCCTGTACTCCGGCATCCTGGGCAAGAAAGTGGAGAAGCTTGCCGATGAGGGCGCCAAGGGCGCTACGGAGCCGCATCCGGCCGCGTCGGACGAGCTGAAGTCCGCCCAGCAGCAGCTGAAGCTCCTGCAGTGGGCCATCCCCGGCTTCGCCGCGCTGGTGATCATCTTGGGCGCCAAGCACGGCGAGATGCAGCGCCCCACCAACGTCTTTGCGGGCCTGCGCCGCGACTAGCGGCACACGCAGGACGGCCGACGGCGGCCCGGCACCACAGTGCCGGGCCGCCGCCATGTGCGACGCGCACTTTCCGCAGCGACGCACACAGTTGATCGCGTCGTCGAAATTCCCTGGCGCGCACTAAATAACGTCCGCGCCGGGGAATATGCGCGTCGATTTCCGGGAGCCGGAGCGCCACGGGAGCCCGGGAGCGCTACTCCGCCAGCCATTCCGCGCAGGAGTTCAGGTTCCGGTTCACGGTGGCCACGGCGTCGTCCTCGTGCCGCCGCTCGATGGCGTCAAGGAGGGTTTCGTGGCCGTCCCGGGGGAGCCCGTTGAAGCCTGGCCGGCGCTGCTGCGTGAGCAGGTCCTGGTGGAACACGGTCCCGAAGCTGGCATAAAGCTCAAGCAGCAGCGGGTTGCCGGACGCCTGGGCAACGCCCAGGTGAAACTCCCAGTCAGCGTCTGCCCACGCCTCGAAGTCCCCGTTCTTCCAGGCCTGGTCCCGGGCGGTGAGGAAAGCTCTCAGGGACGTGACGTCGTCGTCCGTGGCATTCCGGGCGGCCAGCCGGGCAGCCTGGGTGTCCAGGCCCAGCCGGACCTCAAGGATGTGCTGCTCGGTGTGGTCCTGGTACAGCCGCCGCGCGGCACCGGACATCTCGTTCGTGGCCCGCACGTACGTACCGTCGCCGCGGCGGACCTCCAGCATGCCGCCGTGCGCCAGGGCTTTCACCGCTTCGCGCAGGGTGCCGCGGGAAACCCCCAGCCGGGTCATGAGCTCGGGTTCGGGGGGGATGCGCTGGTTCAAGGCCCACTCGCCGGAGTGGACCATCTCCCGCAGCTTGGCGGTGACTTCGGCGGCAAGCGGCTGCCGGACGGAGGGGCTCAGGGACACGGTGCTACTTCCTTTCCGCCGGGCGGGTTCCGGACATGCCGCGCCCGGTGATCAGGTGGGCCACCATGATCTGGACCAGTGCCAGCGCCAGCAGCAGCACGAGCGGCAGGGTCCAGCCGCCCGTGGCGCTGTGCAACAGGCCCATGCCGAACGGACCCGCTGTCGCCAGCAGGTACCCCGAGGATTGGGCCACGGTGGACAGCGCCGTGGTCTCGGCC
It encodes the following:
- a CDS encoding SRPBCC family protein, which produces MSTVSLLFKCPPADVWRVIADGWLYSGWVVGASRIRDVDAEWPGRGSRLHHSVGAWPLVINDSSRVTAVEPGRSLELVARGWPVGEAKVDIKLEDRGGQCLVTIAEDAIRGPGKLMPKFLRDPVISARNRETLRRLELMAIGGAGK
- a CDS encoding DUF1206 domain-containing protein translates to MSDGDSTLSQAADAVEDASNHKVIDVLARAGFAVMALLHVIVGAIAIAIAFGHQGDAEPTGAIARLADNPFGTIVMWACVVACLALALWQASEATLRARSLPRKERLAKLVSSGFLAIAYGSVGLSFAGFAVGQPSDSGDNTRDFSAGVMAHPAGPWILVALGLTILGIGIYFIAKGLRRGFKEELFHFVGTRRGRLIDSLGVTGHVAKGVALVLTGLLFVIAAAEHRPDESTGLDGSLKALQDHPFGPTLLVAIGAGFIAYGIFALIRARFGRM
- a CDS encoding FadR/GntR family transcriptional regulator, whose protein sequence is MSLSPSVRQPLAAEVTAKLREMVHSGEWALNQRIPPEPELMTRLGVSRGTLREAVKALAHGGMLEVRRGDGTYVRATNEMSGAARRLYQDHTEQHILEVRLGLDTQAARLAARNATDDDVTSLRAFLTARDQAWKNGDFEAWADADWEFHLGVAQASGNPLLLELYASFGTVFHQDLLTQQRRPGFNGLPRDGHETLLDAIERRHEDDAVATVNRNLNSCAEWLAE